One genomic segment of Panicum virgatum strain AP13 chromosome 2N, P.virgatum_v5, whole genome shotgun sequence includes these proteins:
- the LOC120662237 gene encoding probable glutamyl endopeptidase, chloroplastic isoform X1: MLLPRFDQRGCFSRANFIAGPPSSAQSHRPLRFAPRRRHARRIGLATAECAAGSFSGPALEEDDGDYGYRLPPKEIQEIVDVPPNPSYYISPRRDRIMFLKRRAMTPLSELAKPGKILAGIRIDPSSNTRSRMSFYTEIKIHLLMDDGTLGPEKVVNGYNDNAKINFIGWSPDGQHVAFTVRYEDEVDSGSNLALWIADAESGKAQPLFKSADIMLNAVFELYVWVNNSSLLVCTIPSSRGGPPTKPLVPLGPRIRSNEQRNIIQMRSTKEMLKDLHEEESFDFYATSQLVLVTLDGTVKMIAPPAIYISLDPSPDEKYLLLTSVHRPYSSIVSYKRFPKKVELWTIEGKFVREVCDLPLAEDIPVAANSVRKGKRLIRWRPDMPSTLYWVETQDGGDAIVEVSPRDIIYMEHAEPLDGEKPLVLLKLDLRYRKSYWCYGLFVLVYEYWYKTRITRTWAISPDLKDHKPRLLFERSSEDAYSNPGSPVMCRTPAGMLVIARIKRDCEGSYILLKGRGATPKGSSPFLDLFNVNTGEKERIWESDKEKYYESVLAVISYHPKCEVQLDQLKLLVSKESTREITQYYVKIWPNKKQVQITNYPHPYPQLALLQKEVIRYQREDGVKLTATLYLPPGYSPSEDGPLPCLIWSYPGEFKSKEAAGQVRRSPNKFARISNNFPLLWLARGFAILADPTIPIIGEGNQEGNDRYIEQLAASAEAAVNEVVRRGVAHPDKIAVGGHSYGAFMTANLLAHAPHLFCCGIARSGAYNRTLTPFGFQKETRTLWEATDTYIKMSPFMSANKIKKPILLIHGEDDSKVTTAMQSRQLYDALKGHGVPCRLVILPFEQHQFAARESIMHIIWETDRWLQKYCASNPGNIKDLETNVAASQSPTDAVLYHEALTLNFTKISSLIKLVWLTFAQIVFRKSKNSIQ, from the exons ATGCTGCTTCCGAGATTTGACCAGCGCGGGTGCTTTTCCCGTGCCAACTTCATCGCCGGACCACCTTCCTCGGCTCAATCCCATAGGCCTCTGCGCTTCGCGCCTCGTCGAAGACATGCCAGGCGCATCGGCCTCGCAACGGCGGAGTGCGCCGCCGGTTCCTTCTCCGGCCCTGCTCTGGAAGAAGACGATGGAG ATTATGGATATCGTCTCCCTCCAAAGGAAATCCAAGAGATTGTTGATGTGCCACCAAATCCTAGTTATTACATCTCCCCTCGCAGAGATAGGATCATGTTCTTAAAACGTAGAGCTATGACTCCATTGTCAGAGCTTGCTAAACCTGGTAAAATCCTTGCTGGTATACGGATCGATCCAAGTTCTAACACAAGGAGTCGAAT GTCCTTTTACACCGAGATCAAGATCCATTTGCTGATGGATGATGGAACTTTGGGTCCAGAGAAGGTGGTTAACGGATACAATGACAATGCAAAGATTAATTTCATAGGATG GTCACCAGATGGTCAGCACGTGGCATTCACTGTGCGCTATGAAGATGAG GTGGACAGTGGCAGCAATTTAGCATTGTGGATTGCTGATGCAGAATCTGGAAAAGCTCAACCTCTTTTTAAATCAGCAGACATCATGTTAAATGCTGTTTTCGAGCT ATATGTATGGGTGAACAATTCATCTCTATTGGTTTGTACTATTCCTTCATCACGTGGAGGTCCACCAACGAAGCCGTTGGTGCCTCTTGGCCCAAGGATCCGGTCTAATGAGCAGAGAAACATCATTCAGATGAGATCCACAAAAGAAATGCTGAAAGATTTGCATGAAGAGGAATCATTCGATTTCTATGCAACCTCTCAGTTAGTATTGGTTACATTAGATGGGACAGTGAAAATGATTGCCCCTCCTGCTATATACATTTCTCTTGATCCTTCACCAGATGAGAAATATTTGTTGCTTACTTCTGTGCACCGGCCATATTCTTCTATAGTTTCATATAAAAGGTTCCCAAAAAAGGTTGAGCTGTGGACGATTGAAGGTAAATTTGTCCGTGAAGTTTGTGACTTGCCCCTTGCCGAAGATATTCCTGTTGCAGCTAATAGTGTCCGTAAGGGAAAACGTTTAATCAGATGGAGGCCTGATATGCCTTCAACATTATATTG GGTGGAGACACAAGATGGAGGAGACGCAATTGTTGAAGTATCACCACGTGATATAATCTACATGGAACATGCCGAACCTTTGGATGGTGAAAAGCCTCTAGTCTTACTTAAACTTGACCTTCGATACAG AAAGAGCTACTGGTGCTATGGATTGTTCGTGCTAGTCTATGAATACTGGTACAAGACACGCATAACAAGAACATGGGCTATATCACCTGACCTCAAAGATCATAAACCACGTTTATTATTTGAAAGGTCTTCAGAAGACGCCTACTCAAATCCAGGTTCTCCAGTGATGTGCAGAACTCCGGCAGGCATGCTTGTGATTGCAAGAATTAAGAGAGACTGTGAAGGAAGCTACATCTTACTGAAGGGAAGGGGTGCCACACCAAAAGGAAGCTCCCCATTTCTTGATCTTTTCAATGT AAATACTGGAGAAAAGGAGCGGATATGGGAAAGTGACAAAGAAAAGTACTACGAATCTGTCCTTGCAGTCATATCATACCATCCTAAATGTGAAGTGCAGCTTGATCAACTAAAATTACTTGTGTCTAAAGAGTCAACAAGAGAAATCACCCAGTATTATGTCAAGATTTGGCCAAACAAGAAGCAAGTCCAGATTACAAATTACCCACATCCATATCCCCAACTGGCACTGTTGCAGAAAGAAGTAATCAGATACCAGCGGGAGGATGGTGTTAAACTTACTGCTACATTGTACTTACCTCCAGGCTATAGTCCTTCAGAAGACGGGCCTCTCCCATGTCTCATTTGGTCTTATCCAGGAGAATTTAAAAGCAAAGAGGCTGCTGGGCAAGTCCGTCGCTCACCAAACAAATTTGCACGCATTAGCAACAATTTTCCTCTTCTTTGGTTGGCTAGAGG GTTTGCTATTCTTGCCGACCCAACAATTCCTATCATTGGTGAAGGAAATCAAGAGGGAAATGACAG GTACATAGAGCAACTAGCTGCTAGTGCGGAAGCAGCAGTAAATGAAGTTGTGAGAAGGGGG GTTGCTCATCCTGATAAAATCGCTGTGGGTGGTCATTCATATGGTGCGTTTATGACTGCTAACCTCTTAGCACATGCTCCCCATCTCTTCTGCTGTGGAATTGCTCGCTCTGGAGCTTACAACAGGACACTGACTCCATTTGGCTTTCAG AAAGAGACAAGGACACTATGGGAGGCTACCGATACCTATATTAAGATGAGTCCATTCATGTCAGCTAACAAAATCAAGAAACCGATTCTACTGATTCATGGAGAAGATGACAGCAAAGTAACAACAGCAATGCAG TCAAGACAATTATATGATGCCTTGAAAGGTCATGGGGTGCCATGCCGTTTGGTTATTCTCCCATTTGAGCAGCACCAGTTTGCTGCAAGGGAGAGCATTATGCATATAATCTGGGAGACTGATAGGTGGCTGCAGAAGTACTGTGCAAGTAATCCTGGGAACATCAAGGATCTGGAAACGAATGTTGCTGCATCACAATCACCTACTGATGCTGTGCTGTATCATGAAGCTTTGACCTTAAACTTCACTAAGATATCTAGTTTG ATCAAGTTGGTGTGGTTGACCTTTGCTCAAATTGTTTTTAGGAAGTCAAAAAACAGCATTCAATGA
- the LOC120662235 gene encoding nicotianamine synthase 3-like, with protein MVVDMGKKEEDELQLLVRQAAVNDDDDEQVQALVRKISGLAAAIAKLPSLSPSPEVNALFTELVTACVPPSAVDVAKLGPELQAMRARLIRLCADAEGLLEAHYSDLLAAFDSPLDHLALFPYLSNYILLSELEHGLLARHLPGPPPARVAFLGSGPLPLSSLVLAARHLPAASFDNYDICGEANERARRLVRADADLGARMAFRTSDVALLTRELLASYDAMFLAALVGMAAEEKARVLEHLGRHMAPGAALVVRSAHGARAFLYPVVDPEEVRRAGFDVLAVHHPEGEVINSVIIARKMPAAAAVLPAGDAHGHGAVLSRPCLCCEMEARAHHKMKMEEVASMEQLPS; from the coding sequence ATGGTCGTCGACAtggggaagaaggaggaggacgagctGCAGCTGCTGGTCCGACAAGCGGCCgtgaatgatgatgatgatgagcaaGTCCAAGCACTGGTGCGCAAGATCTCCGGTCTCGCCGCGGCCATCGCCAAGCTGCCGTCCCTGAGCCCGTCCCCCGAGGTGAACGCGCTCTTCACCGAGCTGGTGACGGCCTGCGTCCCGCCCagcgccgtcgacgtcgccaAGCTGGGGCCCGAGCTGCAGGCGATGCGCGCGCGCCTCATCCGCCTCTGCGCCGACGCCGAGGGCCTGCTGGAGGCGCACTACTCGGACCTCCTGGCCGCCTTCGACAGCCCGCTCGACCACCTCGCGCTCTTCCCCTACCTCAGCAACTACATCCTGCTCAGCGAGCTGGAGCACGGCCTGCTGGCGCGCCACCTgcccggcccgccgccggcgcgcgtcgCCTTCCTGGGCTCCGGCCCGCTCCCGCTCAGCTCCCTCGTGCTGGCGGCGCGCCACCTGCCGGCCGCGTCCTTCGACAACTACGACATCTGCGGCGAGGCCAACGAGCGGGCGCGGCGCCTGGTGCGCGCCGACGCCGACCTGGGCGCGCGCATGGCGTTCCGCACCTCCGACGTGGCCCTGCTCACGCGGGAGCTGCTGGCGTCCTACGACGCCATGTTcctggcggcgctggtgggCATGGCCGCCGAGGAGAAGGCGCGCGTGCTGGAGCACCTGGGGCGCCACATGGCCCCCGGCGCCGCGCTGGTGGTGCGGAGCGCGCACGGCGCCCGGGCCTTCCTCTACCCGGTGGTGGACCCGGAGGAGGTCCGCCGGGCCGGCTTCGACGTGCTGGCCGTGCACCACCCGGAGGGAGAGGTCATCAACTCCGTCATCATCGCGCGCAAgatgcctgctgctgctgctgtgctgccGGCCGGCGACGCGCACGGGCACGGCGCGGTGCTGAGCCGGCCGTGCCTGTGCTGCGAGATGGAGGCCCGGGCGCATCACAAGATGAAGATGGAGGAGGTGGCCAGCATGGAGCAGCTGCCATCCTAG
- the LOC120662237 gene encoding probable glutamyl endopeptidase, chloroplastic isoform X2: protein MFLKRRAMTPLSELAKPGKILAGIRIDPSSNTRSRMSFYTEIKIHLLMDDGTLGPEKVVNGYNDNAKINFIGWSPDGQHVAFTVRYEDEVDSGSNLALWIADAESGKAQPLFKSADIMLNAVFELYVWVNNSSLLVCTIPSSRGGPPTKPLVPLGPRIRSNEQRNIIQMRSTKEMLKDLHEEESFDFYATSQLVLVTLDGTVKMIAPPAIYISLDPSPDEKYLLLTSVHRPYSSIVSYKRFPKKVELWTIEGKFVREVCDLPLAEDIPVAANSVRKGKRLIRWRPDMPSTLYWVETQDGGDAIVEVSPRDIIYMEHAEPLDGEKPLVLLKLDLRYRKSYWCYGLFVLVYEYWYKTRITRTWAISPDLKDHKPRLLFERSSEDAYSNPGSPVMCRTPAGMLVIARIKRDCEGSYILLKGRGATPKGSSPFLDLFNVNTGEKERIWESDKEKYYESVLAVISYHPKCEVQLDQLKLLVSKESTREITQYYVKIWPNKKQVQITNYPHPYPQLALLQKEVIRYQREDGVKLTATLYLPPGYSPSEDGPLPCLIWSYPGEFKSKEAAGQVRRSPNKFARISNNFPLLWLARGFAILADPTIPIIGEGNQEGNDRYIEQLAASAEAAVNEVVRRGVAHPDKIAVGGHSYGAFMTANLLAHAPHLFCCGIARSGAYNRTLTPFGFQKETRTLWEATDTYIKMSPFMSANKIKKPILLIHGEDDSKVTTAMQSRQLYDALKGHGVPCRLVILPFEQHQFAARESIMHIIWETDRWLQKYCASNPGNIKDLETNVAASQSPTDAVLYHEALTLNFTKISSLIKLVWLTFAQIVFRKSKNSIQ from the exons ATGTTCTTAAAACGTAGAGCTATGACTCCATTGTCAGAGCTTGCTAAACCTGGTAAAATCCTTGCTGGTATACGGATCGATCCAAGTTCTAACACAAGGAGTCGAAT GTCCTTTTACACCGAGATCAAGATCCATTTGCTGATGGATGATGGAACTTTGGGTCCAGAGAAGGTGGTTAACGGATACAATGACAATGCAAAGATTAATTTCATAGGATG GTCACCAGATGGTCAGCACGTGGCATTCACTGTGCGCTATGAAGATGAG GTGGACAGTGGCAGCAATTTAGCATTGTGGATTGCTGATGCAGAATCTGGAAAAGCTCAACCTCTTTTTAAATCAGCAGACATCATGTTAAATGCTGTTTTCGAGCT ATATGTATGGGTGAACAATTCATCTCTATTGGTTTGTACTATTCCTTCATCACGTGGAGGTCCACCAACGAAGCCGTTGGTGCCTCTTGGCCCAAGGATCCGGTCTAATGAGCAGAGAAACATCATTCAGATGAGATCCACAAAAGAAATGCTGAAAGATTTGCATGAAGAGGAATCATTCGATTTCTATGCAACCTCTCAGTTAGTATTGGTTACATTAGATGGGACAGTGAAAATGATTGCCCCTCCTGCTATATACATTTCTCTTGATCCTTCACCAGATGAGAAATATTTGTTGCTTACTTCTGTGCACCGGCCATATTCTTCTATAGTTTCATATAAAAGGTTCCCAAAAAAGGTTGAGCTGTGGACGATTGAAGGTAAATTTGTCCGTGAAGTTTGTGACTTGCCCCTTGCCGAAGATATTCCTGTTGCAGCTAATAGTGTCCGTAAGGGAAAACGTTTAATCAGATGGAGGCCTGATATGCCTTCAACATTATATTG GGTGGAGACACAAGATGGAGGAGACGCAATTGTTGAAGTATCACCACGTGATATAATCTACATGGAACATGCCGAACCTTTGGATGGTGAAAAGCCTCTAGTCTTACTTAAACTTGACCTTCGATACAG AAAGAGCTACTGGTGCTATGGATTGTTCGTGCTAGTCTATGAATACTGGTACAAGACACGCATAACAAGAACATGGGCTATATCACCTGACCTCAAAGATCATAAACCACGTTTATTATTTGAAAGGTCTTCAGAAGACGCCTACTCAAATCCAGGTTCTCCAGTGATGTGCAGAACTCCGGCAGGCATGCTTGTGATTGCAAGAATTAAGAGAGACTGTGAAGGAAGCTACATCTTACTGAAGGGAAGGGGTGCCACACCAAAAGGAAGCTCCCCATTTCTTGATCTTTTCAATGT AAATACTGGAGAAAAGGAGCGGATATGGGAAAGTGACAAAGAAAAGTACTACGAATCTGTCCTTGCAGTCATATCATACCATCCTAAATGTGAAGTGCAGCTTGATCAACTAAAATTACTTGTGTCTAAAGAGTCAACAAGAGAAATCACCCAGTATTATGTCAAGATTTGGCCAAACAAGAAGCAAGTCCAGATTACAAATTACCCACATCCATATCCCCAACTGGCACTGTTGCAGAAAGAAGTAATCAGATACCAGCGGGAGGATGGTGTTAAACTTACTGCTACATTGTACTTACCTCCAGGCTATAGTCCTTCAGAAGACGGGCCTCTCCCATGTCTCATTTGGTCTTATCCAGGAGAATTTAAAAGCAAAGAGGCTGCTGGGCAAGTCCGTCGCTCACCAAACAAATTTGCACGCATTAGCAACAATTTTCCTCTTCTTTGGTTGGCTAGAGG GTTTGCTATTCTTGCCGACCCAACAATTCCTATCATTGGTGAAGGAAATCAAGAGGGAAATGACAG GTACATAGAGCAACTAGCTGCTAGTGCGGAAGCAGCAGTAAATGAAGTTGTGAGAAGGGGG GTTGCTCATCCTGATAAAATCGCTGTGGGTGGTCATTCATATGGTGCGTTTATGACTGCTAACCTCTTAGCACATGCTCCCCATCTCTTCTGCTGTGGAATTGCTCGCTCTGGAGCTTACAACAGGACACTGACTCCATTTGGCTTTCAG AAAGAGACAAGGACACTATGGGAGGCTACCGATACCTATATTAAGATGAGTCCATTCATGTCAGCTAACAAAATCAAGAAACCGATTCTACTGATTCATGGAGAAGATGACAGCAAAGTAACAACAGCAATGCAG TCAAGACAATTATATGATGCCTTGAAAGGTCATGGGGTGCCATGCCGTTTGGTTATTCTCCCATTTGAGCAGCACCAGTTTGCTGCAAGGGAGAGCATTATGCATATAATCTGGGAGACTGATAGGTGGCTGCAGAAGTACTGTGCAAGTAATCCTGGGAACATCAAGGATCTGGAAACGAATGTTGCTGCATCACAATCACCTACTGATGCTGTGCTGTATCATGAAGCTTTGACCTTAAACTTCACTAAGATATCTAGTTTG ATCAAGTTGGTGTGGTTGACCTTTGCTCAAATTGTTTTTAGGAAGTCAAAAAACAGCATTCAATGA